One part of the Saprospiraceae bacterium genome encodes these proteins:
- a CDS encoding sterol desaturase family protein yields MSIIETIMNAYQSYFNYLSNEILNPSWHNYFYWLIGLSLVAFLIELSMPWRRNQALFRQDFWLDAFYMFFNFFIFSLIVYNAFSDVIVKLFNDFLSLFGITNLVALELSHWPFWLKLLTLFILRDFIQWNVHRLLHRNPTLWEFHKVHHSVQQMGFAAHLRYHFMETLVYRSIEYIPLAMIGFGLTDFFIVHIIALSIGHLNHSNFYLPLGPLQYIFNSPQMHIWHHAEHLPKGSYGVNYGLSLSIWDYLFGTVYMPKDGKDIKLGFENVDQFPSGFSNQVWVPFKKAFKKER; encoded by the coding sequence ATGTCGATTATAGAAACCATAATGAATGCTTATCAGTCTTATTTCAATTATCTTTCAAATGAAATATTGAATCCATCATGGCATAACTACTTCTATTGGTTAATTGGGCTTTCACTTGTTGCATTTTTAATAGAACTCAGTATGCCATGGCGGCGGAATCAAGCATTATTCAGGCAGGATTTTTGGTTAGATGCATTCTATATGTTTTTCAATTTTTTCATATTTTCATTGATTGTATACAATGCCTTTTCAGATGTCATCGTGAAACTATTTAATGATTTCCTGAGTCTCTTTGGGATTACCAATTTGGTTGCATTAGAACTAAGTCATTGGCCTTTTTGGCTAAAACTGTTGACCCTGTTTATACTAAGGGATTTTATCCAATGGAATGTACATCGATTGTTGCATCGAAATCCTACTTTATGGGAATTTCATAAAGTGCATCATTCTGTTCAACAAATGGGATTTGCTGCACATCTTCGATATCATTTTATGGAAACCCTGGTATATCGGTCTATAGAATATATTCCATTAGCTATGATTGGATTTGGCTTAACAGACTTTTTTATAGTACATATTATTGCACTTTCAATCGGGCATTTAAACCATTCAAATTTTTACCTTCCATTAGGTCCACTTCAATACATTTTCAATTCACCTCAAATGCATATCTGGCACCACGCAGAACATTTACCGAAAGGTTCTTATGGTGTAAATTATGGGTTGAGTCTAAGTATTTGGGATTATTTATTTGGCACGGTATATATGCCAAAAGATGGAAAAGACATAAAATTAGGATTTGAAAATGTAGACCAATTTCCTTCAGGATTTTCGAATCAAGTTTGGGTTCCATTCAAAAAAGCATTTAAAAAAGAACGTTGA
- a CDS encoding rhodanese-like domain-containing protein, with amino-acid sequence MLNTLKKLFNGSATINYSQLVKAGAQIVDVRTPGEFSSGHIKGSINIPLQNLSAGLNKIRKDQVVITCCASGMRSATAKNELLQNGFIEVHNGGGWENLEYYLKNNSI; translated from the coding sequence ATGTTAAATACTTTAAAAAAACTTTTCAACGGCAGTGCAACCATCAATTATTCTCAATTAGTTAAAGCAGGTGCACAAATTGTAGATGTGCGAACTCCGGGTGAATTTTCCTCAGGGCATATTAAAGGAAGTATAAATATTCCTTTACAAAATTTATCTGCGGGTTTAAATAAAATTAGAAAAGATCAGGTTGTTATTACTTGCTGTGCTTCTGGTATGAGAAGTGCAACTGCAAAAAATGAATTATTACAAAATGGATTTATCGAAGTACATAATGGCGGTGGTTGGGAAAATCTAGAATATTATTTGAAAAATAATTCCATTTAA
- a CDS encoding MBL fold metallo-hydrolase, protein MKIEQIYTGCLAQGAYYIESAGEAAIIDPLREVQPYIELAAKRNAKIKYIFETHFHADFVSGHIDLANKTGAAIVYGPTKMKTGFEFMNAEDGTIFQLGLAKIKVIHTPGHTLESSCFLLIDESGKETALFTGDTLFIGDVGRPDLAQHVIADLTEEKLAGYLYDSLRTKIMPLSDSLIIYPAHGAGSACGKNLSKETSDTLGNQKKTNYALREGLSKETFIKELLSGLTTPPYYFPKNVLLNIKGYDSFDTVLERGIKQLSVSAFDALSKEAETLVIDTRKPQVFAKGFIPNSINLGIDGNFAVWVGTLIPNIEQHILIVADPGREKEVVTRLARVGYDHAIGCLEGGFESWIKSGLPMDTIPAIDVNKFAEAATNNPAINILDVRKKSEYDSEHIVNAINVPLDYIHEHMEQIDKNKTYYVHCAGGYRSMIFSSILKARGYHHLIDVDGGFQAIKNSGKFKITDFVCPTTML, encoded by the coding sequence ATGAAAATTGAACAAATATATACTGGATGTCTCGCCCAAGGTGCCTATTATATTGAAAGTGCAGGTGAAGCAGCGATTATAGATCCATTAAGAGAGGTGCAACCTTACATAGAATTGGCGGCTAAAAGAAATGCTAAAATCAAATATATTTTCGAAACCCACTTTCATGCAGATTTTGTATCCGGTCATATTGATCTTGCAAATAAAACGGGTGCTGCTATAGTTTATGGGCCAACCAAAATGAAAACAGGTTTTGAGTTTATGAATGCAGAGGATGGCACTATTTTTCAATTAGGTTTAGCAAAAATAAAAGTTATACATACCCCTGGACATACTTTAGAGAGCAGTTGTTTTTTATTAATAGATGAGTCTGGAAAAGAAACCGCACTATTCACTGGGGATACTTTATTTATAGGGGATGTGGGTCGACCAGATTTGGCACAACATGTAATTGCAGATCTAACAGAAGAAAAATTGGCTGGATATCTCTACGATTCCCTGAGAACTAAAATTATGCCACTTTCAGATTCCTTGATTATATATCCGGCACATGGCGCAGGTAGTGCTTGTGGAAAAAATTTAAGTAAAGAAACATCAGACACTTTAGGGAATCAGAAAAAAACCAACTACGCTTTACGAGAAGGCTTATCAAAAGAAACATTTATTAAAGAATTACTTAGTGGATTAACTACACCACCCTATTATTTTCCGAAAAACGTTCTGTTGAATATAAAAGGTTACGATAGTTTTGATACTGTCCTGGAACGAGGTATTAAACAGCTTTCCGTAAGTGCATTTGATGCCCTTTCAAAGGAAGCAGAAACCTTGGTAATTGACACTCGAAAACCACAAGTATTCGCAAAGGGATTTATACCAAACTCGATTAACCTGGGAATTGATGGCAATTTTGCGGTATGGGTTGGAACCTTAATACCTAATATTGAGCAGCATATTTTAATTGTAGCAGACCCAGGTAGAGAAAAGGAAGTTGTAACAAGACTTGCAAGGGTTGGATATGATCATGCAATAGGTTGTTTAGAAGGAGGATTTGAATCTTGGATAAAATCAGGACTGCCCATGGATACCATTCCGGCAATTGATGTAAATAAATTTGCTGAAGCAGCAACAAACAACCCTGCTATAAATATTCTCGATGTCAGAAAGAAAAGTGAATACGATTCTGAACACATAGTAAATGCGATCAATGTACCTTTAGATTACATCCATGAACATATGGAACAGATCGATAAAAATAAAACGTATTATGTTCATTGTGCAGGTGGGTATCGTTCAATGATCTTTAGTTCCATACTGAAGGCTCGTGGTTATCATCATTTGATTGATGTAGATGGAGGATTTCAGGCAATTAAGAATTCCGGTAAATTTAAAATTACCGACTTTGTTTGCCCTACAACGATGTTATAA
- a CDS encoding OsmC family protein has product METAHYYDVTAKWENARKGSLTSNVLSQTIEVATPPQFPGGIDNIWSPEHLFVAAVNSCLMTTFLAIAENSMLKFGSFESKAVGKLEKVEGKYCISEIELTPRIQIQNEAEREKAERILIKSEAACLISNSIKSKIIFNPIVILN; this is encoded by the coding sequence ATGGAAACAGCACATTATTACGACGTAACAGCAAAATGGGAAAATGCACGCAAAGGAAGCCTTACTTCCAATGTGCTTTCACAAACAATCGAAGTAGCCACACCGCCTCAATTTCCTGGTGGCATAGATAATATTTGGTCACCCGAGCATTTATTTGTAGCCGCTGTAAATAGTTGTCTTATGACTACCTTTTTAGCCATCGCTGAAAATTCAATGCTTAAGTTTGGTTCTTTTGAATCCAAAGCAGTTGGCAAACTTGAAAAAGTGGAAGGAAAATATTGCATAAGTGAAATTGAATTAACTCCAAGAATTCAGATACAAAACGAAGCTGAAAGAGAAAAAGCAGAAAGGATATTAATAAAAAGTGAAGCAGCTTGTTTAATAAGCAATTCAATTAAATCGAAAATTATATTCAACCCAATAGTTATTCTGAACTAA
- the trxA gene encoding thioredoxin: protein MNQTTSKISFQKLLETEDLVLVDFFAIWCGPCKMMTPILDELKSLTGEKAKIIKIDVDKNQEVLANYQIQGVPTLILFKKGKIVWRQSGIVPAKTLQSIIQQYQ, encoded by the coding sequence ATGAATCAAACAACTTCTAAAATAAGCTTTCAAAAATTACTGGAAACTGAGGATTTAGTACTTGTCGACTTTTTTGCGATTTGGTGTGGACCTTGCAAAATGATGACACCAATTTTAGATGAATTAAAATCTTTGACTGGAGAAAAAGCTAAAATTATAAAAATAGATGTAGATAAAAATCAAGAAGTATTAGCAAACTATCAAATCCAAGGAGTTCCCACTTTAATCCTTTTTAAGAAAGGAAAAATAGTTTGGCGTCAGTCGGGTATTGTTCCGGCAAAGACACTTCAATCCATAATTCAACAGTATCAATAA
- a CDS encoding Crp/Fnr family transcriptional regulator, whose amino-acid sequence MIQSISKKLEIFNETFETGLLKELESIARYQEVKSGETIIDIGQIVRTMPIILKGTVKVSRIDQEGNELFLYYVNPEESCAMTFTCCMQNHASEIKATAESDVEMIVIPSHLMDQWLVKYPSWKSFVMRTFQNRFNELLKTIDQIAFQHLDQRLVVYLKQKAKVTGSTVINLSHQQLAEELGSSRVVISRLLKKLETDHKLLLYRNQIKLLKGL is encoded by the coding sequence ATGATTCAATCAATTTCAAAGAAGTTAGAAATTTTTAATGAAACATTCGAAACCGGTTTGTTAAAAGAATTGGAGTCTATAGCGCGATATCAAGAAGTTAAATCAGGAGAAACCATCATAGATATAGGTCAGATTGTAAGAACTATGCCGATTATATTAAAAGGTACCGTCAAGGTAAGTCGAATCGACCAGGAAGGCAATGAGTTGTTTTTATATTATGTAAACCCAGAGGAAAGTTGTGCAATGACTTTTACCTGTTGTATGCAAAATCATGCAAGTGAGATAAAAGCAACTGCAGAGTCTGATGTTGAAATGATTGTCATTCCATCTCATTTGATGGATCAATGGCTCGTAAAATATCCTAGCTGGAAGAGTTTTGTAATGCGTACTTTTCAAAATCGATTTAATGAATTATTAAAAACCATTGATCAAATCGCATTTCAGCATTTGGACCAACGACTCGTAGTTTATCTAAAGCAAAAAGCGAAAGTTACTGGTTCAACCGTGATCAATCTTTCCCATCAACAACTCGCGGAAGAACTGGGAAGTTCCAGAGTAGTAATCTCCAGATTATTGAAAAAACTTGAAACAGACCATAAGCTTTTATTATATAGGAACCAGATTAAATTACTAAAGGGCTTATAA
- a CDS encoding DUF4403 family protein, whose translation MNTRVLLCVALTVLMNFQCSKKMHPTESSEIMNVAPLLPSSNLNLTLKVSRVELNAVINTIVTTSFAEGFTIDEGYKIQTRIFGPVDMQTLNNAILTSIPLQVEITPSGMFSQLKVKGQIEIQLSTSLDIFQDKLLNKTELVAHNWISKPVLNVMGLNIPIELIANRIIKKYKSIICENIDQAIQSNIDLNKIKRSTLSFFEKPLYSTDDGIIHVFASPLEYALGPMSMSANELIIPVMLYFESVISELRPDDLKNDPSFSIRPFFNPKSSFNIQSRIPIPYLEQLVRENVENQTFGSGISKVTVGKISMRGEAKTLQVQMALSGAFNGKMELYFDPVYDKNSKKIDLLNLKLKTIQGPKMEKIIFSLIKGIAENKLKNTIEDQINANLTDYVSNILHMLSGTEILEGVFLDGQLIEYEIKDIRFYNYRMYFTISSSVNMQAQVKKINTGKLILNKF comes from the coding sequence ATGAATACTAGAGTTTTACTTTGTGTTGCTTTGACCGTTTTGATGAATTTCCAATGTTCCAAGAAAATGCATCCAACTGAATCTTCTGAAATAATGAATGTTGCGCCACTCCTGCCTTCCTCCAATTTAAATTTAACATTGAAGGTATCCAGAGTAGAATTGAATGCTGTTATTAATACCATTGTAACTACCAGCTTTGCGGAGGGATTCACCATTGATGAAGGCTATAAAATTCAAACCAGAATTTTTGGGCCAGTGGATATGCAAACACTAAATAATGCAATTTTAACAAGTATTCCATTGCAAGTAGAAATTACACCATCCGGAATGTTTAGTCAACTAAAGGTGAAAGGACAAATAGAAATTCAACTATCCACCAGCTTGGATATATTTCAGGATAAGTTACTCAATAAAACAGAATTAGTAGCTCATAATTGGATATCAAAACCAGTCCTCAATGTCATGGGATTAAATATACCAATCGAACTCATTGCAAATCGAATTATTAAAAAATACAAGTCCATTATTTGTGAAAATATAGATCAAGCGATCCAAAGTAACATTGATCTCAACAAAATAAAACGCTCTACCCTTTCATTTTTTGAAAAGCCACTTTATTCTACAGATGATGGAATTATTCATGTTTTTGCTAGTCCATTGGAATATGCTTTAGGACCCATGTCAATGTCTGCCAATGAACTTATAATTCCGGTCATGTTATATTTTGAATCTGTAATTTCTGAATTACGACCTGATGATTTAAAAAATGATCCTAGTTTTTCAATTCGCCCATTTTTTAATCCAAAATCTTCATTTAATATACAATCCAGAATACCAATTCCATATCTCGAACAGTTAGTTCGTGAAAATGTAGAAAATCAAACTTTTGGTAGTGGAATTTCTAAGGTAACTGTTGGAAAAATAAGTATGCGTGGAGAAGCGAAAACACTTCAAGTTCAAATGGCACTTAGCGGTGCATTCAATGGCAAAATGGAATTATACTTTGATCCGGTGTATGATAAAAATTCAAAAAAAATCGATTTACTTAATTTGAAACTTAAAACAATTCAAGGACCTAAAATGGAAAAAATAATTTTTTCATTAATTAAAGGAATTGCGGAGAATAAATTAAAAAACACTATTGAAGATCAAATCAATGCAAATCTTACAGACTATGTCTCCAATATTCTTCATATGTTATCAGGAACAGAAATTTTGGAAGGCGTATTTTTAGATGGTCAATTAATAGAATATGAAATAAAGGATATCCGCTTTTATAACTATCGGATGTATTTTACGATTTCATCTTCAGTAAATATGCAAGCCCAGGTAAAGAAAATTAATACAGGAAAATTAATACTTAATAAATTTTAA
- a CDS encoding M36 family metallopeptidase, whose translation MHRIYFMISFFCFNGILCFTNLPYCQIQKNWTREELIQKIPTQNLEKFEFVITSQYSDSPIGIHHVYIQQYLKQIPLIPVTIGFHFDSSDQLIYSTGNFVSIPSDQIANVQHRIDQAKAIKEVIKSKYPQVSVLDVTVSRNKKMPSDFDAFHCSYIKDDEIKIRPCFYLNSEKIVLPGYHVLWKRKFENEWLEIIQNAIDGQILEEYNQILSCDFQHMKFYRENLFQFSTTTLNSPPIGAYRVFQMPIESPLHGGRDLIYQPWTKAQNASPFTWHGDGIYLYYSTRGNNADVYEDSDGDDLPTGGDAARAFGGSQLNFDFALNPNLPPLQNKNASITNLFYWCNLMHDVWYQYGFHEIAGNFQINNANKGGAGNDYVIAEGIDFINGARNNANFGTPPDGYPGVMQLYVWQPPVNDELIIESPASVSGKYKFIHTPISPQIFAPINRNIVLVNDGSTYPSFACTNLINAAELNGKIAMVDKGICSFTGKMSRIQSAGAVAVIICNSDHNEPSGIGGWMSGITIPAVMISKKDCQKIKLELTKGVNATILPTSSISFKVNQKSYIFSRASFGPAISNSFASIVQAVDNVNLYTDGCETLVNGNQLFGKIAMIDEGNCELSYKAIQAQNFGAVAVVICKQSAGYPDSIPKGTYGQNLQIPLIELSKMDCQEIKLLGSPNGQFSNLSPQLTDGNFDAGIICHEYGHGISNRLTGGPANVSCLNNAEQMGEGWSDYFGLVMTMRTGDLAYQNRGMGVYSSGHAMDGVGVRPYPYNVSLSMNPANYSQLSDMVKISQPHGIGYIWCSMLWDMTWALISHYGYEPDIYNVNSTKGNIIAYKLVMDGLKLQACSPGFVDGRNAILKADSLLFGGKHSCLIWNVFARRGLGFSANQGSSFRRDDGIASSDLPNTCSFMTESELFSSVFLADYELVLLAQSKEKGIELNWKIDQAFQTKKWVLSRRTNRPDSDIVIFNSQGSQNELNSFLDREVIENEDYFYQLRIFEENKMLEKTEWVFAKLKSTPDISNCYPNPVTEILSIIPAVKQNQRVQLYLYNSKLQMIEQVTNDYKVGTSIQLNCISLIPGAYFIQIKTETGIQCLKFIKY comes from the coding sequence ATGCATCGCATCTATTTTATGATTTCTTTTTTCTGTTTTAATGGAATCCTTTGTTTTACAAATTTACCCTATTGCCAAATCCAGAAAAATTGGACCCGGGAAGAATTGATTCAAAAGATTCCAACGCAGAATTTAGAAAAATTTGAATTTGTTATTACCAGTCAGTATTCAGATTCACCAATAGGAATACATCATGTTTATATTCAGCAATATTTAAAACAGATCCCATTAATTCCAGTTACTATTGGATTTCATTTTGATTCATCCGATCAATTGATTTATTCTACAGGAAATTTTGTAAGTATTCCTTCTGATCAAATAGCAAATGTCCAACATCGAATTGACCAAGCCAAGGCAATTAAGGAAGTTATAAAATCGAAATACCCTCAAGTTTCAGTGTTAGATGTCACCGTAAGTCGCAATAAAAAAATGCCATCAGATTTTGATGCGTTTCATTGTTCGTATATTAAAGATGATGAAATTAAAATTCGCCCATGTTTTTATTTAAATAGTGAAAAAATAGTGCTTCCTGGATATCATGTTTTATGGAAACGCAAATTTGAGAATGAATGGTTAGAAATTATCCAGAATGCAATCGATGGACAAATCTTAGAGGAATATAATCAAATCCTTTCTTGTGATTTTCAACATATGAAATTTTATAGAGAAAATTTATTTCAATTTTCAACAACAACTTTAAATTCACCCCCTATTGGTGCATATAGAGTCTTTCAAATGCCAATCGAAAGTCCTTTACATGGTGGCCGTGATTTGATTTATCAACCTTGGACGAAAGCACAAAATGCAAGTCCGTTTACATGGCATGGGGATGGTATCTATTTATACTATTCAACAAGAGGTAATAATGCGGATGTTTACGAAGATAGTGATGGTGATGATCTTCCTACGGGTGGTGATGCCGCTCGGGCATTTGGTGGCAGTCAGTTAAATTTTGATTTTGCATTGAATCCTAATTTGCCTCCTTTGCAGAATAAAAATGCCTCCATTACCAATTTGTTTTATTGGTGTAATTTAATGCATGATGTTTGGTATCAATATGGTTTCCATGAAATAGCTGGAAATTTTCAAATTAATAATGCAAATAAAGGGGGTGCAGGAAATGATTATGTTATCGCAGAAGGTATTGACTTCATCAATGGTGCCCGGAATAATGCAAATTTTGGTACGCCACCAGATGGCTATCCTGGGGTAATGCAACTTTATGTCTGGCAACCTCCGGTTAACGATGAACTTATTATTGAATCTCCTGCTTCTGTTAGTGGCAAATATAAGTTTATCCATACCCCAATTAGTCCGCAAATTTTTGCACCGATTAATCGGAATATCGTTTTAGTGAATGATGGTAGTACGTATCCAAGTTTTGCATGCACAAATTTGATAAACGCTGCCGAATTGAATGGAAAAATTGCAATGGTTGACAAAGGAATTTGTTCTTTTACCGGTAAAATGTCTCGTATTCAAAGTGCCGGTGCGGTGGCAGTTATTATTTGTAATTCTGATCATAATGAGCCATCCGGAATTGGGGGGTGGATGAGTGGTATTACAATTCCAGCTGTAATGATTTCTAAAAAGGATTGTCAGAAAATTAAATTGGAATTGACGAAAGGTGTTAATGCAACAATTTTACCTACCTCGTCTATAAGTTTTAAAGTGAATCAAAAATCATATATATTTTCAAGAGCTTCTTTCGGTCCTGCCATTTCGAATTCATTTGCTTCTATTGTTCAAGCCGTTGATAATGTAAATTTATATACTGATGGTTGTGAAACATTAGTCAATGGAAATCAACTTTTTGGTAAAATTGCAATGATTGATGAAGGGAATTGTGAATTGAGTTATAAAGCAATTCAAGCTCAAAATTTTGGTGCTGTTGCGGTAGTAATATGCAAACAATCCGCAGGCTATCCAGATTCAATTCCAAAAGGTACCTATGGACAAAATTTACAAATTCCTTTAATTGAATTGAGTAAAATGGATTGTCAGGAGATAAAACTATTGGGTTCTCCAAATGGACAATTTTCAAATCTTTCTCCGCAATTGACAGATGGTAATTTCGATGCAGGTATTATTTGTCATGAATATGGCCATGGTATTAGTAACCGCTTAACGGGTGGACCTGCCAATGTATCATGTTTAAATAATGCAGAGCAAATGGGTGAAGGCTGGAGTGATTATTTTGGACTTGTAATGACTATGCGTACGGGTGATCTTGCATATCAAAATCGTGGGATGGGCGTCTATAGTAGTGGACATGCAATGGATGGTGTTGGCGTGAGGCCATATCCTTATAATGTTAGTTTAAGCATGAACCCTGCAAATTATAGTCAATTATCAGATATGGTTAAAATATCTCAGCCTCATGGTATTGGTTATATTTGGTGTTCTATGCTTTGGGATATGACCTGGGCGCTCATAAGTCATTATGGTTATGAGCCAGATATTTATAATGTAAATTCTACAAAAGGCAATATAATAGCTTATAAATTGGTAATGGATGGTTTGAAATTACAAGCTTGTTCTCCTGGATTTGTGGATGGGAGGAATGCAATTTTAAAAGCAGATTCTTTATTATTTGGTGGTAAACATTCCTGTTTAATATGGAATGTTTTTGCCAGAAGAGGTTTAGGTTTTAGCGCAAATCAAGGGAGTAGTTTTCGAAGGGATGATGGGATTGCATCTAGTGATCTGCCGAATACATGTTCCTTTATGACAGAATCCGAATTATTCTCTTCTGTTTTTTTAGCAGATTATGAACTCGTACTTTTAGCACAATCCAAGGAGAAAGGCATTGAATTAAATTGGAAGATTGACCAGGCATTTCAAACTAAAAAATGGGTTCTTTCCAGACGGACGAATCGTCCGGATTCTGATATCGTGATTTTTAATTCGCAAGGATCTCAAAATGAATTAAACTCATTTTTGGATCGTGAAGTGATCGAAAATGAGGATTATTTTTATCAATTAAGAATATTCGAAGAAAATAAAATGTTAGAGAAAACAGAATGGGTTTTTGCCAAACTAAAATCTACACCTGACATTTCGAATTGTTATCCAAATCCGGTCACAGAAATCTTGTCAATAATACCAGCTGTAAAACAGAATCAAAGGGTTCAATTATATTTGTACAATTCAAAATTGCAAATGATTGAACAAGTTACAAATGATTATAAAGTGGGCACAAGCATTCAATTGAATTGCATTTCGTTAATCCCGGGTGCATATTTTATTCAAATTAAAACAGAAACTGGAATTCAATGCTTAAAATTTATTAAGTATTAA
- a CDS encoding heavy-metal-associated domain-containing protein, producing MKTEEFQLTNMKCQGCVQTIQNELTKMDPKLKVSIDLTNQQLIIESENNLDRHFISNILDSIGFPEKKEQ from the coding sequence ATGAAAACAGAAGAATTTCAATTAACGAATATGAAATGCCAAGGTTGTGTACAAACTATTCAAAATGAACTAACTAAAATGGATCCAAAACTAAAAGTATCTATTGATCTGACAAATCAACAATTAATAATTGAAAGTGAAAATAATTTAGACCGACACTTTATTAGCAATATACTTGACAGCATTGGCTTCCCAGAAAAAAAGGAACAATAA